In Gossypium arboreum isolate Shixiya-1 chromosome 6, ASM2569848v2, whole genome shotgun sequence, the following are encoded in one genomic region:
- the LOC108483334 gene encoding thymidine kinase-like: MLPTSLSSMKSLIFPPFSTLSLHFPKTKPFAFFSLPSKTPNVSYPKFLHVNPSMPSPRPPIFSIPIRQSHIETPQSSSLCGEVHVIVGPMFAGKTTTLLHRIQAESNNGRTVAVIKSNKDTRYGLDSIVTHDGMKLPCWALASLSSFRLKIGPDAYDQLDVIGIDEAQFFEDLYDFCCEAADHDGKTVIVAGLDGDYLRRSFGSVLNIIPLANSVTKLTAQCELCGKRAFFTLRKTDETETELIGGAEVYMPVCRQHYVDGQVVIGAARSVLESKKLQCGTCT, from the exons ATGTTACCCACTTCTCTTTCAAGCATGAAATCTCTAATTTTCCCTCCCTTTTCTACCTTATCTCTTCATTTCCCCAAAACCAAACCTTTTGCCTTCTTCTCTTTACCCTCAAAAACCCCCAATGTGTCGTACCCCAAATTTCTCCACGTAAACCCTTCAATGCCTTCGCCAAGACCCCCGATTTTTTCAATCCCGATTCGACAATCGCATATAGAGACACCCCAATCTTCTTCGCTATGCGGTGAGGTCCACGTCATCGTCGGACCCATGTTTGCTGGCAAGACTACCACTCTTCTCCACCGAATCCAAGCTGAAAGCAACAATGGCAG AACTGTGGCTGTAATAAAATCAAACAAGGATACAAGGTATGGATTGGATTCAATTGTGACACATGATGGCATGAAACTACCATGTTGGGCATTAGCGAGTTTATCATCATTCAGACTAAAGATTGGCCCCGATGCTTATGACCAG CTTGATGTCATTGGCATCGACGAAGCTCAATTCTTCGAAGACCTTTATGACTTCTGCTGTGAAGCTGCTGATCATGATGGCAAAACCGTGATAGTAGCCGGGCTGGATGGTGACTATTTAAG AAGGAGCTTTGGATCAGTGCTCAATATCATTCCCCTTGCTAACTCCGTGACAAAGTTAACGGCTCAATGTGAACTTTGCGGAAAACGAGCTTTCTTTACCTTAAGGAAGACCGATGAGACAGAAACGGAGTTGATCGGTGGAGCCGAAGTTTACATGCCGGTATGCCGACAGCACTATGTGGACGGGCAAGTAGTGATTGGAGCTGCAAGAAGTGTGTTGGAATCAAAGAAGCTTCAATGTGGGACTTGCACATAG
- the LOC108483333 gene encoding cytochrome b561 and DOMON domain-containing protein At5g47530-like: MGGGRPLTLKLTLSLSLITCFLLSSSYGQNCAKHSFPNNRVFKTCSDLPVLNSFLHFNYDTSSSKLEIAYRHSGIGSSRWVAWAINPTSTGMVGSQALVAYQQTNGTMRVYTSPITQYQTQLQEGELSFNVSDLSASYENDEIIIFATLGLSNNGTMLNQVWQEGGLNGNIPQMHVTSGANVQSMGTLNLVSGEAGTSNGGGSKLKKRNIHGVLNTVSWGILMPMGAIIARYLKVFKSADPAWFYLHVLCQFSAYVVGVAGWGTGLKLGSESVGIQFDAHRTIGIILFSLGTLQVFALLVRPKPEHKYRLYWNIYHHLVGYTVIILSVINIFKGFDILEPEKKWKHAYIGVIVALASSAVLLEAYTWFVAIRRKRSESEGKLPYGGVNGGERNGVYGHGVRTQQA, encoded by the exons ATGGGAGGAGGACGACCACTAACCCTAAAGCTCACTTTATCACTTTCTCTCATTACATGCTTCCTTTTATCATCATCCTACGGTCAAAACTGTGCCAAGCATTCATTTCCCAACAACCGTGTCTTCAAAACATGTTCTGATCTTCCTGTTTTGAACTCATTTCTTCATTTCAACTATGATACTTCATCAAGCAAGCTCGAAATAGCATACAGGCATAGTGGAATCGGATCATCTAGATGGGTTGCATGGGCTATAAACCCGACATCAACAGGTATGGTCGGGTCACAAGCACTTGTTGCTTATCAACAAACAAATGGTACTATGAGGGTTTATACATCGCCTATTACACAGTACCAAACACAGTTACAAGAAGGTGAGTTGAGTTTCAATGTCTCTGATCTGTCTGCAAGTTATGAAAACGATGAGATTATTATATTTGCGACTTTGGGTCTTTCGAACAATGGTACCATGTTGAATCAAGTTTGGCAAGAAGGGGGTCTTAATGGAAATATCCCACAAATGCATGTTACTTCTGGTGCTAATGTTCAATCCATGGGTACTTTGAATTTGGTTTCTGGTGAGGCTGGAACAAGTAATGGTGGTGGTTCAAAGCTTAAAAAGAGAAAC ATACATGGAGTGTTGAACACAGTGAGTTGGGGTATATTGATGCCTATGGGTGCTATAATAGCAAGGTACTTGAAGGTATTCAAATCTGCTGATCCAGCTTGGTTTTATCTCCATGTTTTGTGTCAATTCTCGGCTTACGTCGTTGGGGTTGCTGGTTGGGGTACCGGTCTTAAACTCGGTAGCGAATCCGTCGGTATTCAATTTGATGCTCATAGAACTATTGGGATTATCCTTTTCAGCCTCGGAACACTTCAG GTATTTGCATTGCTTGTAAGGCCAAAACCAGAGCATAAATACAGATTGTACTGGAATATATATCATCATTTGGTGGGATACACAGTGATAATCCTCAGTGTGATCAACATATTCAAAGGATTCGACATACTGGAACCTGAGAAGAAATGGAAGCATGCTTACATTGGTGTCATCGTGGCTTTGGCATCTTCTGCTGTCTTGTTGGAAGCTTATACATGGTTCGTCGCAATAAGGAGGAAAAGGTCGGAAAGTGAAGGGAAACTGCCGTATGGCGGCGTTAATGGTGGTGAACGAAATGGGGTGTACGGCCATGGTGTTAGGACACAGCAGGCATGA
- the LOC108480426 gene encoding uncharacterized protein LOC108480426 produces the protein MVSDQEIARGVENLLRQSDPSVATTLNGVVQQLEARLGLDLSHKAGFIRDQINLLLRPAQTQAQPTPKDHFNLQHHPQFTSHHHHPQFPPHFALQHHSQFPSHELNFRQPHPPLTAQPPPQLQPQLQQHHPHHRQHHHHQQQPQQLQQPQPVVSKAEVFTQNAATIATTEVPKESAPVGPKRRGGSGGLNKVCSVSPALQAIVGEPALPRTEIVKQLWAYIRKNSLQDPSNKRKIICDDALRVVFETDCTDMFKMNKLLAKHITPLDPSKESSQTRKGKVKVESTTEGVEPGPKPVIISEALAKFLGTGGREMLATEAENRVWEYIKANHLEDPSNSMVVLCDANLRELLGCESISVVGVRETLLRHHLFKQS, from the exons ATGGTGTCGGACCAAGAAATAGCAAGAGGTGTGGAGAACTTACTCCGGCAATCGGACCCTAGCGTCGCCACCACCTTAAACGGCGTCGTTCAACAGCTTGAAGCCAGGTTAGGTCTTGACCTTTCTCATAAAGCTGGTTTCATTAGGGACCAGATCAACCTCCTCCTCCGTCCAGCACAAACCCAAGCTCAGCCAACTCCAAAAGACCATTTTAACCTCCAACACCACCCTCAATTCACTTCCCATCATCATCATCCCCAATTTCCTCCCCATTTTGCCCTTCAACATCACTCACAATTCCCTTCTCATGAACTCAACTTCCGTCAACCACATCCTCCTCTCACAGCTCAACCACCGCCGCAGCTTCAGCCACAATTGCAGCAGCACCACCCCCACCACCGCCAGCACCATCACCACCAGCAGCAACCTCAACAGCTACAGCAGCCTCAGCCGGTTGTCTCCAAAGCCGAAGTTTTCACTCAAAATGCCGCTACCATTGCCACTACTGAAGTCCCTAAAGAAAG TGCTCCAGTTGGACCTAAAAGAAGAGGTGGATCAGGGGGTTTGAACAAAGTGTGTAGTGTTTCACCGGCACTTCAAGCCATTGTCGGCGAGCCAGCTTTGCCGAGGACTGAG ATTGTCAAGCAGCTATGGGCATATATAAGAAAAAACAGCCTGCAAGATCCGAGTAACAAGAGAAAGATCATTTGCGATGATGCCTTACGTGTGGTGTTTGAGACAGACTGCACTGATATGTTCAAGATGAACAAGCTGCTGGCAAAACATATTACCCCCCTCGATCCTTCAA AGGAATCAAGTCAAACTAGAAAAGGGAAGGTAAAAGTCGAGTCCACCACTGAAGGTGTTGAACCAGGGCCCAAACCTGTAATAATATCCGAGGCGCTTGCCAAGTTTTTGGGTACTGGAGGAAGAGAAATGCTAGCAACCGAGGCAGAAAATCGTGTTTGGGAGTACATAAAGGCTAATCATTTGGAG GATCCGTCGAATTCAATGGTGGTATTGTGTGATGCCAATCTTCGTGAGCTTCTTGGATGCGAAAGCATATCGGTGGTGGGCGTACGGGAGACGCTACTACGACATCATTTATTTAAGCAGTCTTAA
- the LOC108480851 gene encoding uncharacterized protein LOC108480851 produces MAQVLNLNSLGSSSLFMTRPESSGFLSINASRTQHVGRNWSSLVLRLKCNGRFSCLFSDNRREEQARKALESALGGKKTEFEKWSKEIKRREEAGGGDNAGGGGWFGWGGRFGWSNGDHFWQEAQQASLAILGIIVMYLVIAKGELLLAVIFNPLLYALRGTRDGFSYVTSKILGNGPVDSSNMVNNEAYVQVSAKESVLRKWGSN; encoded by the exons ATGGCGCAAGTTCTAAACCTAAACTCTCTCGGTTCATCTTCATTGTTTATGACCCGACCCGAATCATCTGGTTTCCTGTCTATCAACGCTTCCCGCACTCAACATGTTGGCCGAAACTGGAGCTCTTTGGTGCTCAGGCTCAAATGCAACGGCAGATTTTCTTGCCTTTTCTCAGATAACCGCAGAGAG GAACAAGCTAGAAAAGCATTAGAAAGTGCACTTGGTGGAAAGAAAACTGAATTCGAGAAGTGGagcaaagaaattaaaagaagaGAGGAAGCAGGTGGTGGGGATAATGCTGGTGGCGGAGGTTGGTTTGGATGGGGTGGAAGATTTGGTTGGTCCAATGGCGATCATTTTTGGCAAGAAGCTCAACAAGCAAGCCTAGCTATTCTTGGTATTATTGTCATG TATCTCGTAATTGCAAAGGGGGAACTATTGCTGGCTGTCATATTCAATCCATTGCTTTATGCTTTGCGAGGAACCAGAGATGGATTCTCCTATGTAACATCGAAAATCCTAGGAAATGGTCCTGTTGATTCTAGCAATATGGTAAACAATGAAGCATATGTTCAAGTTTCTGCTAAAGAGAGTGTTTTGAGAAAATGGGGAAGTAATTGA
- the LOC108480123 gene encoding uncharacterized protein LOC108480123, producing MRRSRKDGDSVDEERDSRRRRIVDSPSSPAEEPLVPYNDDEDDERRVLDHSGGAEEVGRRVETEEEDDDDADDPYGRGSILDKSNRQVEVRRDCPYLDTVNRQVLDFDFERFCSVSLSNLNVYACLVCGKYYQGRGKKSHAYTHSLEAGHHVYINLRTEKVYCLPDGYEINDPSLDDIRYVLNPRFSREQVEQLDKNKQWSRALDGSDYLPGMVGLNNIQKTDFVNVTIQSLMRVTPLRNFFLIPENYQHCRSQLVHRFGELTRKIWHARNFKGQVSPHEFLQAVMKASKKRFRIGVQSEPVEFMSWLLNTLHADLRTSKKSSSIIHKCFQGELEVVKETQNKAISEKKEGGGEHNGALKIMDGATENNNIGTETYRMPFLMLGLDLPEPPLFKDVMEKNIIPQVPLFNILKKFDGETVTTTVRPPARMRYRVIRLPQYLIVHMRRFTKNNFFREKNPTLVNFPVKNLELKDYIPLPAPTKENEKLRSKYDLIANIVHDGKPDEGFYRVFVQRKSEELWYEMQDLHVSETLPQMVALSEAYMQIYEQQQ from the exons ATGAGAAGAAGCAGGAAAGATGGTGATAGTGTAGATGAGGAACGAGACTCAAGACGGCGGAGGATTGTGGATTCTCCTTCTTCACCTGCTGAAGAACCGCTTGTGCCTTACAatgatgatgaagatgatgaaaGGAGGGTATTGGATCACAGTGGTGGGGCAGAAGAAGTTGGCCGAAGGGTTGAAactgaagaagaagatgatgatgatgccgatgATCCATATGGGAGAGGATCAATTTTAGACAAATCAAATCGCCAGGTTGAAGTACGAAGAGACTGCCCTTACCTTGATACTGTTAACCGCCAG GTGCTAGATTTTGATTTTGAGAGGTTTTGTTCGGTCTCtttgtcaaatttgaatgtgtatGCATGTCTGGTATGTGGGAAGTATTACCAAGGAAGAGGGAAGAAGTCCCATGCTTATACTCATAGTCTCGAAGCAGGACATCATGTCTATATCAATCTTCGAACCGAGAAGGTGTATTGTCTCCCTGATGGATATGAAATTAATGACCCGTCATTAGATGATATACGATATGTTCTAAACCCAAG GTTTTCCAGAGAACAAGTTGAACAACTTGACAAGAACAAGCAATGGTCTAGAGCACTTGACGGTTCAGATTACCTTCCAGGAATG GTGGGATTGAATAATATTCAAAAAACTGATTTTGTCAATGTCACCATTCAATCTTTAATGAGAGTTACTCCCTTGAGGAACTTTTTCCTCATCCCTGAAAATTACCAGCACTGTAGATCTCAGCTTGTTCATCGATTTGGGGAGCTCACACGAAAGATTTGGCATGCTCGAAACTTTAAAGGACAG GTGAGCCCTCACGAGTTTCTACAAGCCGTTATGAAAGCCAGTAAAAAACGGTTTCGAATAGGTGTCCAGTCTGAGCCGGTAGAGTTTATGTCATGGCTTCTTAATACACTGCATGCAGATCTTAGAACTTCAAAGAAAAGTAGCAGCATCATCCATAAGTGCTTTCAG GGGGAACTGGAGGTTGTAAAAGAGACGCAGAACAAAGCTATTAGTGAGAAAAAAGAAGGTGGTGGGGAACACAATGGAGCTCTGAAGATTATGGATGGTGCAACTGAGAATAATAACATTGGTACCGAAACTTACAGAATGCCATTTCTGATGCTTGGATTGGATTTACCAGAACCACCTCTTTTCAAAGATGTGATGGAGAAAAATATAATACCTCAG GTTCCTTTGTTCAATATATTGAAGAAGTTTGATGGTGAGACTGTAACGACGACTGTTCGTCCTCCAGCGAGGATGAGATACCGTGTCATCAGATTGCCACAGTACTTGATAGTTCACATGCGCCGCTTTACTAAGAATAATTTCTTCAGAGAAAAGAATCCAACATTGG TTAACTTTCCTGTGAAAAACCTAGAGTTGAAGGACTACATTCCTCTGCCAGCACCGACCAAAGAGAATGAAAAGTTGCGGTCCAAGTATGATCTGATTGCTAATATCGTTCATGATGGTAAGCCTGATGAGGGGTTCTACAGGGTCTTCGTACAGCGGAAATCAGAAGAACTATG GTATGAAATGCAGGATCTGCATGTTTCTGAAACACTTCCTCAGATGGTTGCATTGTCTGAAGCTTACATGCAGATATACGAACAGCAACAGTAG
- the LOC108483096 gene encoding uncharacterized protein LOC108483096, translating to MKMKKLHNLALGMAVLVILLSWMAFPALACSYNGGGNNNKGCKDCLSEQMKYGCPRCVPLLRCMARCLWGGSSRSKCMKRCDCDGGKPTLSDCKKCMSRCKCSCLA from the coding sequence ATGAAGATGAAGAAGTTGCATAATTTAGCTTTGGGTATGGCGGTTCTGGTGATATTATTGTCGTGGATGGCTTTTCCAGCTCTAGCTTGTTCCTATAATGGCGGCGGTAATAATAATAAAGGGTGTAAAGACTGCCTTTCCGAGCAAATGAAATACGGTTGTCCACGGTGTGTGCCGCTTCTACGGTGCATGGCACGGTGCTTGTGGGGCGGAAGTTCCAGGTCTAAATGTATGAAGCGGTGTGATTGCGACGGTGGGAAGCCGACACTTTCCGATTGTAAGAAATGCATGTCACGGTGCAAATGTAGTTGTCTTGCTTGA
- the LOC108483094 gene encoding BAG family molecular chaperone regulator 5, mitochondrial: MKSSPQFSYSSSSTSTLVFTFNSDHSNSPQQPKEIPVETPVPITVHLPDAASVAAATKIQSVYRAHVIRDLYKQISDVNSSADHLQHLIQRQETVDAIRNDEKEKLRINETLMGLLLKLDSVPGLNPTVREGRRKVSRRIVGLQEIVDGISETKMEDDGEWWCGQPRGIFTMKDWDEVVEMMEEEVCKERGGAEMERFCAEYLGFRCLQRFLRE, translated from the coding sequence ATGAAATCCTCTCCCCAATTCAGCTACTCATCGTCTTCAACCTCCACACTAGTCTTCACTTTCAACAGCGACCACTCAAACTCACCTCAACAACCCAAAGAAATCCCAGTCGAAACCCCAGTCCCAATCACCGTCCACCTCCCCGACGCCGCCTCCGTCGCAGCCGCAACCAAGATCCAATCAGTTTACCGAGCCCATGTCATCCGCGACCTGTACAAACAGATCTCAGACGTGAATTCCTCCGCCGACCATCTGCAACACTTGATCCAACGGCAAGAAACAGTGGACGCTATCAGGAACGATGAAAAAGAGAAGCTGAGGATAAACGAAACGTTGATGGGTCTTTTACTGAAATTGGATTCGGTGCCAGGTTTGAATCCGACGGTAAGGGAAGGGAGGAGGAAAGTGAGCCGTAGGATCGTGGGGTTGCAAGAGATAGTAGATGGGATATCGGAAACGAAAATGGAGGACGACGGAGAGTGGTGGTGTGGACAGCCGCGTGGGATATTTACGATGAAGGATTGGGATGAAGTGGTGGAAATGATGGAGGAGGAAGTGTGTAAAGAGAGAGGTGGGGCGGAAATGGAGAGGTTTTGCGCCGAGTATTTAGGGTTTAGATGCTTACAGAGGTTTCTACGGGAGTGA